A portion of the Nitratidesulfovibrio termitidis HI1 genome contains these proteins:
- a CDS encoding tRNA dihydrouridine synthase codes for MTDTASAAPHLALHLSGAPPLRPDAPWLAPLAGYSDLPFRLLCREHGAAACCTEMVSAKGLLYHSPGTRDLLATTPEDAPRKDAPLILQLFGADADIMRTAMPGLMEQGFRWFDLNMGCSVPKVVKTGCGSAMSRDKDNALAVARAMVEVAGEGRVGFKMRLGWQTGEETWREMALRLQDAGAGWITLHPRFARQGFGGEARWSALRELAATLTIPVIASGDLFTAADAVRCVRETGVATVMFARGAMNNPAIFEEYRTLLAGGQPPPPDADRLKALIRRHLELALAHSGERTALLKMRTFVPRYVRHIPGVRALRNRLASCLDRDLLEELLETHLTPQAFAENGDGADPADATTTQPDGDVRP; via the coding sequence ATGACCGACACCGCCTCCGCCGCCCCCCACCTGGCCCTCCACCTTTCCGGGGCCCCGCCCCTGCGGCCCGACGCCCCGTGGCTGGCCCCTCTGGCCGGGTATTCCGACCTGCCCTTCCGCCTGCTGTGCCGCGAGCACGGCGCAGCCGCCTGCTGCACCGAAATGGTCAGCGCCAAGGGCTTGCTGTACCACAGCCCCGGCACCCGCGACCTGCTGGCCACCACGCCAGAAGACGCCCCCCGCAAGGATGCGCCCCTGATCCTGCAGCTGTTCGGGGCCGACGCGGACATCATGCGCACGGCCATGCCGGGGCTTATGGAACAGGGCTTTCGCTGGTTCGACCTGAACATGGGTTGTTCGGTGCCCAAGGTGGTCAAGACGGGCTGCGGATCGGCCATGTCCCGCGACAAGGACAACGCCCTGGCCGTGGCGCGGGCCATGGTCGAGGTGGCCGGAGAAGGTCGGGTGGGCTTCAAGATGCGGCTGGGCTGGCAGACGGGCGAGGAAACCTGGCGTGAAATGGCCCTGCGCCTGCAAGACGCGGGCGCGGGCTGGATCACCCTGCACCCCCGCTTCGCGCGGCAGGGCTTTGGCGGCGAGGCGCGCTGGAGCGCCCTGCGCGAGCTTGCGGCCACGCTGACCATACCGGTCATCGCCAGCGGCGACCTGTTCACGGCGGCGGACGCGGTACGCTGCGTGCGCGAGACCGGCGTTGCCACGGTGATGTTCGCGCGCGGGGCCATGAACAACCCCGCCATTTTCGAGGAATACCGGACGCTGCTGGCCGGGGGCCAGCCCCCGCCGCCCGACGCGGACCGGCTGAAGGCGCTCATCCGCCGCCATCTGGAACTGGCCCTGGCCCATTCCGGCGAACGCACCGCCCTGCTCAAAATGCGCACCTTCGTGCCGCGCTACGTGCGCCACATTCCCGGCGTGCGGGCGCTGCGCAACCGGCTGGCCTCGTGCCTGGACCGCGACCTGCTGGAAGAACTGCTAGAAACCCACCTGACGCCGCAGGCGTTCGCGGAAAACGGCGACGGTGCCGACCCTGCCGACGCGACCACCACGCAACCCGATGGAGATGTCCGGCCATGA
- the ispH gene encoding 4-hydroxy-3-methylbut-2-enyl diphosphate reductase: protein MKIIRARTAGFCMGVSLALRKLDREVTENNAPIATLGPIIHNPQVMAHYEQRGVRCLRDTAQVIPGQRVVIRAHGIPVAEEAALKATGATVVDATCPKVKRAQLGIAEERARGGTLLLFGEADHPEVRGLLSYAGEGAMVFGSLDELKGLALCDGTDYFLAAQTTQDRAAFEDVVAWLRQRLGREIPVLQTICDATRKRQQEAVDIARRVQAMVVVGGFDSGNTRRLADVARAQGVFTVHVETVDQLPVDELRKKSVIGLTAGASTPKSLIDAVQRFLESL from the coding sequence ATGAAGATCATTCGCGCCCGCACGGCGGGCTTCTGCATGGGGGTCAGCCTGGCCCTGCGCAAGCTGGACCGGGAAGTGACCGAAAACAACGCCCCCATCGCCACCCTGGGCCCCATCATCCACAACCCGCAGGTCATGGCCCACTACGAGCAGCGTGGGGTGCGCTGCCTGCGCGACACCGCGCAGGTGATCCCCGGCCAGCGGGTGGTCATCCGCGCGCACGGCATTCCCGTGGCCGAGGAAGCCGCCCTGAAGGCCACCGGGGCCACGGTGGTGGACGCCACCTGCCCCAAGGTCAAGCGGGCCCAGCTGGGCATTGCCGAGGAGCGCGCCCGGGGCGGCACCCTGCTGCTGTTCGGCGAGGCCGACCACCCGGAGGTGCGCGGCCTTTTGTCCTACGCCGGGGAAGGGGCCATGGTCTTCGGCTCGCTGGACGAATTGAAGGGGCTGGCCCTGTGCGACGGCACGGACTATTTCCTGGCCGCCCAGACCACCCAGGACCGCGCGGCCTTCGAAGACGTGGTGGCCTGGCTGCGGCAGCGCCTGGGCCGCGAGATCCCCGTGTTGCAAACCATCTGCGACGCCACCCGCAAACGCCAGCAGGAGGCCGTGGACATTGCCCGGCGGGTGCAGGCCATGGTGGTGGTGGGCGGCTTCGACAGCGGCAACACCCGGCGACTGGCCGACGTGGCCCGCGCGCAGGGGGTGTTTACCGTGCACGTGGAAACCGTGGACCAGCTTCCTGTCGACGAGTTGCGAAAAAAATCAGTCATCGGACTAACGGCCGGGGCCTCCACGCCGAAAAGTCTTATTGACGCCGTGCAGCGATTCCTTGAATCTCTGTAG
- a CDS encoding chemotaxis protein, giving the protein MSQTNILLEAGTNELEIVEFHLEESSTDPATPNYRGYYGVNVAKVLEIIRMPKVTGLPEVQHPSVLGAFNLRSHIIPLVDLSQWLGKQRTESEPPKVIVTEFNNVTTAFMVSGVNRIHRISWEEVEPPNRYVAALSNNSITGVVKLEGRIIFILDLEKIVADLNPQLGLRLDEAVDWSANTRYRALIADDSGLIREMLKDLMQKANFEVEAVNNGREAWERLVELKRKAEQEARRVTDYVQVLVSDIEMPSMDGHNLCKQVKEDPALKDLPVVLFSSLITDKLRHKGESVGADDQISKPEVTALAKRCLALIEAAK; this is encoded by the coding sequence ATGTCCCAGACCAACATCCTGCTCGAAGCCGGAACCAACGAACTCGAAATCGTGGAATTCCACCTCGAGGAAAGCTCCACCGACCCCGCAACGCCCAATTACCGGGGCTACTACGGGGTCAACGTGGCCAAGGTTCTGGAAATCATCCGCATGCCCAAGGTCACGGGCCTGCCCGAGGTGCAGCATCCCTCGGTGCTGGGAGCGTTCAACCTGCGCTCGCACATCATCCCGCTGGTGGACCTCAGCCAGTGGCTGGGCAAGCAGCGCACCGAAAGCGAACCGCCCAAGGTCATCGTCACCGAATTCAACAACGTGACCACGGCGTTCATGGTGTCCGGCGTCAACCGCATCCACCGCATCAGCTGGGAGGAAGTGGAACCGCCGAACAGGTACGTGGCGGCGCTGTCCAACAACTCCATCACCGGCGTGGTCAAGCTGGAAGGGCGGATCATCTTCATCCTGGACCTGGAGAAGATCGTGGCCGACCTGAACCCCCAGCTGGGCCTGCGCCTGGACGAGGCCGTGGACTGGTCGGCCAACACCCGCTACCGCGCCCTCATCGCCGACGACTCGGGCCTGATCCGCGAAATGCTGAAGGACCTGATGCAGAAGGCCAACTTCGAGGTGGAGGCCGTGAACAACGGCCGCGAGGCGTGGGAACGGCTGGTGGAACTGAAGCGCAAGGCCGAACAGGAAGCGCGGCGCGTTACCGATTACGTGCAGGTGCTGGTTTCGGACATCGAAATGCCCAGCATGGACGGCCACAACCTGTGCAAGCAGGTCAAGGAAGATCCCGCGCTGAAGGATCTGCCCGTGGTGCTGTTCTCGTCGCTGATCACCGACAAGCTGCGCCACAAGGGCGAGTCTGTCGGGGCCGACGACCAGATTTCCAAGCCCGAGGTCACGGCGCTGGCCAAGCGCTGTCTGGCGCTCATCGAGGCCGCCAAGTAG
- a CDS encoding PLP-dependent aminotransferase family protein, with protein sequence MFILNHDDSVPLYVQLYTQIRDRVLTGELPAGTRLPSVRHLADELGVSRNTVDTAYLELIAEGFLLTRPRSGFFVAPVERHQALRADPNGVPETRSGPAGIVPRKEWPHAHSEASDRLHDGASPSPYRFDFHPARLDPACFPLPLWRTYTLECLREAPRDLAEYNHPQGDPELRRAIGDYLQRSRGVVCTPDRVIVCAGLQHSLEIVADIMTAIAATAAPAQTAQTAQTARGAARPLVVGVENPGYPLPQAVFRNRGIAVVPIPVGPEGMDVDALAQSPCTLAYVTPSHQFPLGP encoded by the coding sequence ATGTTCATTCTGAACCACGACGACAGCGTCCCGCTGTACGTACAGTTGTACACCCAGATCAGGGACCGCGTGCTGACGGGTGAACTGCCCGCCGGAACCCGCCTGCCCTCCGTCCGGCATCTGGCCGACGAGCTTGGCGTCAGCCGCAACACGGTGGATACCGCCTATCTGGAACTGATCGCCGAAGGGTTTCTGCTCACCCGCCCCAGAAGCGGCTTTTTCGTCGCGCCCGTGGAGCGGCACCAGGCCTTGCGCGCGGACCCGAACGGAGTGCCGGAAACACGTTCCGGGCCCGCCGGAATCGTCCCGCGCAAGGAATGGCCCCATGCACACAGCGAGGCCAGTGACAGGTTGCATGACGGGGCATCGCCATCTCCGTACCGGTTCGACTTCCACCCCGCCCGGCTGGACCCCGCATGCTTTCCCCTGCCCCTGTGGCGCACCTATACCCTGGAATGCCTGCGCGAAGCCCCCCGCGACCTTGCCGAATACAACCACCCGCAAGGCGATCCGGAACTGCGCCGGGCCATTGGCGATTATCTGCAACGCTCGCGCGGGGTGGTCTGCACCCCGGACCGCGTGATCGTCTGCGCCGGGTTGCAGCACAGCCTGGAGATCGTGGCGGACATCATGACTGCCATCGCCGCCACCGCGGCGCCTGCTCAAACCGCCCAGACCGCCCAGACCGCCCGGGGTGCCGCAAGGCCGCTGGTGGTTGGCGTGGAGAACCCCGGTTACCCCCTGCCGCAGGCCGTGTTCCGCAACCGGGGCATTGCGGTGGTTCCCATTCCCGTGGGGCCGGAGGGCATGGACGTGGACGCCCTGGCGCAAAGCCCCTGCACGCTGGCCTACGTCACGCCGTCGCACCAGTTCCCCCTGGGGCCGTGA
- a CDS encoding PLP-dependent aminotransferase family protein translates to MPVRNRLRLLHWARTNGNVIIEDDYDSELRYAGTPVPSMQGLHPDRTDGPDRPNGPGISEGPDRSDGVVVYTGTFSNILSPALRISYMVLPPALLKVYRQRHRHHHAMVPLLEQRVLARFMTHGHWDRHVRRMRTVYRQRHDAMLRAIASHFGERATVIGHGAGLHVVVRLHGCDADERELAIRAGRAGIYLLPFSETRLAAGPEAVRGDGPAHSPACSNDGPLLLLGFGGMAPDDLEQGVAQLHHACFPPSR, encoded by the coding sequence ATGCCCGTGCGCAACAGGCTGCGGCTCCTCCACTGGGCCAGGACGAACGGCAATGTCATCATCGAGGACGACTACGACAGCGAACTGCGCTACGCGGGCACGCCCGTTCCTTCCATGCAGGGGCTGCATCCGGATCGAACGGATGGACCAGACAGGCCGAATGGGCCGGGCATATCAGAGGGGCCAGACAGGTCGGACGGGGTCGTGGTCTACACGGGCACCTTCTCCAATATCCTCTCCCCCGCCTTGCGCATAAGCTACATGGTGCTGCCGCCCGCATTGCTGAAGGTTTACCGGCAACGCCACCGCCACCACCACGCCATGGTCCCCCTGCTGGAGCAGCGGGTACTGGCCCGGTTCATGACGCACGGCCACTGGGACCGCCACGTGCGGCGCATGCGCACCGTGTACCGGCAACGCCACGACGCCATGTTGCGCGCCATCGCCTCCCATTTCGGCGAACGTGCCACCGTGATCGGGCATGGGGCGGGGTTGCACGTGGTGGTCCGGCTGCACGGCTGCGATGCCGACGAACGGGAACTGGCCATCCGGGCCGGGCGCGCGGGCATTTACCTGCTGCCCTTCTCCGAAACCCGGCTGGCGGCCGGCCCCGAAGCGGTCCGGGGCGACGGCCCTGCCCATTCCCCAGCCTGTTCCAATGACGGTCCCCTGCTGCTGCTCGGCTTCGGCGGCATGGCTCCCGACGACTTGGAGCAGGGCGTCGCGCAACTGCACCACGCCTGCTTTCCCCCGTCCCGATGA
- a CDS encoding pyridoxamine 5'-phosphate oxidase family protein, whose translation MLPDTFFEVLKNEGVVAIATQGEDGPHLVNTWNSYLKVLDGNRIVAPVGGMRKTEANVARDERVLMTLGSRKVAGRNGPGTGFLIRGTAAFRTDGPDFESIARFKWARAALVITVASVEQTL comes from the coding sequence ATGCTGCCGGATACTTTTTTCGAAGTGCTGAAGAACGAAGGCGTCGTGGCCATCGCCACGCAGGGGGAGGACGGACCGCACCTCGTCAACACCTGGAACAGCTACCTGAAGGTGCTGGACGGCAACCGCATCGTGGCGCCCGTGGGCGGCATGCGCAAGACCGAAGCCAACGTTGCCCGCGACGAGCGGGTGCTGATGACCCTGGGCAGCCGCAAGGTGGCGGGGCGCAACGGCCCTGGCACGGGTTTCCTGATCCGGGGCACCGCGGCGTTCCGCACCGATGGCCCGGATTTCGAGTCCATCGCCCGGTTCAAGTGGGCACGCGCGGCCCTGGTGATCACCGTGGCATCGGTGGAGCAGACCCTGTAG
- a CDS encoding RluA family pseudouridine synthase: protein MAEPLVVTAAEAGQKLVQYLQRRCGAPQSAIQRWVRTGQVRINGGRCKPFDRVAEGDVVRVPPFAMAGGEGAMLDTSADAGGAKERGSAPRQPADESEFFRGGGPFAPKCLSVSPAHCANARHGAPRGGSPLAAGGVQKSDVVNSLERGYSSRPEILASPLPVVGRAEGLLVLLKPAGLAVQPGTGHTDCVTARLAAQYAGADFLPTPAHRLDRDTSGLLLVATSYARLRALSDAFAAREGLVKEYLAWVAGRWAHEGELTLHDQLEKQGAPGRQKVRRVSRMGGGAAAPAGGDALRAASGQDADHAASRNDADHAASRNDLGRHAACTVTPLRRGDAASLLLVRLHTGRTHQIRVQLAERGHPIMGDRKYGGPACGQGMLLHAVRLTLPDGESFTALPDWADRWRVDEGELL from the coding sequence ATGGCAGAACCACTCGTGGTCACCGCCGCAGAGGCCGGACAGAAGCTGGTGCAGTACCTGCAACGGCGCTGCGGCGCGCCGCAGTCGGCCATCCAGCGCTGGGTGCGCACCGGGCAGGTGCGCATCAACGGGGGGCGCTGCAAGCCCTTTGATCGCGTGGCCGAGGGTGACGTGGTGCGCGTGCCGCCCTTTGCCATGGCGGGCGGAGAGGGTGCGATGCTGGATACGTCGGCAGATGCGGGCGGGGCAAAGGAGCGGGGCTCCGCCCCCCGCCAGCCTGCGGACGAGTCCGAATTCTTTCGAGGGGGGGGGCCCTTCGCCCCAAAATGTTTATCCGTGTCCCCTGCGCATTGCGCGAATGCAAGGCATGGGGCTCCAAGGGGCGGCAGCCCCTTGGCCGCCGGAGGCGTCCAAAAATCAGACGTCGTCAACAGCCTGGAACGGGGATACTCCTCGCGCCCGGAAATTCTGGCATCGCCCTTGCCCGTCGTGGGCCGCGCCGAAGGGCTGCTGGTGCTGCTGAAGCCTGCAGGGCTTGCGGTGCAGCCGGGCACCGGCCATACGGATTGCGTCACCGCCCGACTTGCCGCGCAGTACGCCGGGGCGGACTTTCTGCCCACGCCCGCGCACCGGCTGGACCGCGACACCTCGGGCCTGCTGCTGGTGGCCACCAGCTATGCCCGGCTGCGGGCGCTGTCCGACGCCTTTGCGGCACGGGAGGGGCTGGTGAAGGAATATCTGGCCTGGGTGGCGGGGCGCTGGGCCCACGAGGGGGAACTGACCCTGCACGATCAGTTGGAGAAGCAGGGCGCCCCGGGCCGTCAGAAGGTGCGCCGGGTGAGCCGGATGGGCGGGGGGGCTGCGGCACCCGCCGGTGGAGATGCGCTCCGCGCGGCATCCGGCCAAGACGCGGATCACGCGGCGTCTCGTAATGACGCGGATCACGCGGCGTCTCGTAATGACCTGGGCCGCCACGCTGCCTGCACCGTAACCCCCCTGCGGCGCGGCGATGCGGCATCGCTGCTGCTGGTTCGCCTGCACACCGGCCGCACCCATCAGATCCGGGTGCAGCTTGCGGAACGCGGCCATCCCATCATGGGTGACCGCAAGTACGGCGGCCCCGCCTGCGGTCAGGGCATGCTGCTGCACGCCGTGCGGCTGACCCTGCCTGACGGCGAATCCTTCACGGCCCTGCCGGACTGGGCGGACCGCTGGCGGGTGGATGAGGGAGAATTGCTCTAA
- a CDS encoding FG-GAP repeat domain-containing protein codes for MQLLMRSAALVLALLLSAATAMAAPAPKSFAVLPFKVNGPAGYKYLERAIPEMLTSRLYWKDNFHPVSKEASAKITPPETETQARAAQASLGADYAVWGSVTVVGEDCSLDVRVRDRDGKEWPKSANAKVAGLIPALKGVADSINAEVFKRPGEGGANAAPKAVNQMNPELVHNETQPQQVYLNPQFRYAGAPEGDSRIRSQSLNYSAIGMVVDDLDGDGKNEILMLDDHAVYAYRWDNGRLVPMGEYRSPGLVECLNIRTLDWNRDGVKEIVVSAYNNDGEPESFILNWKGGQFTEVMRRVRFYLNVEKLPPDYIPTLIGQRGDNPRLFKPGVHELLKSGDQLVTGKRLDLPEGANVFNFTYLPGSKGEGDKCVILTENERLRVHTDRGARLSETDENYSGSSKGIPEEPSMPGLGKDRVQLKNIYFVPLRMYAVNLDRDDNWELLVNRPISTAAQFFERYRFFPQGEIHALYWDGVGLNLQWKTRRIKGSVADFTVGDFNNDGVTDVVLCVNTHPGALGLESRKTMLLAYPLDLSKADPNTAPDKTESEQQ; via the coding sequence ATGCAACTGCTCATGCGCTCGGCGGCGCTCGTGCTTGCCCTGCTGCTTTCCGCCGCCACCGCCATGGCCGCACCGGCCCCCAAGAGCTTCGCCGTGCTGCCGTTCAAGGTCAACGGCCCTGCCGGCTACAAGTATCTCGAACGGGCCATCCCCGAGATGCTCACTTCGCGTCTGTACTGGAAGGACAACTTCCATCCCGTTTCCAAGGAAGCTTCCGCCAAGATCACCCCCCCGGAAACCGAAACCCAGGCCAGGGCCGCCCAGGCCTCGCTGGGTGCGGACTATGCCGTGTGGGGCAGCGTGACCGTGGTGGGCGAGGATTGCAGCCTGGACGTGCGCGTGCGCGACCGTGACGGCAAGGAATGGCCCAAGTCGGCCAACGCCAAGGTGGCCGGGCTCATCCCCGCCCTGAAGGGCGTGGCCGATTCCATCAACGCCGAGGTGTTCAAGCGCCCCGGCGAAGGTGGCGCCAATGCCGCGCCCAAGGCGGTCAACCAGATGAACCCAGAGCTGGTGCACAACGAGACGCAGCCCCAGCAGGTCTATCTGAACCCGCAGTTCCGCTACGCGGGCGCACCCGAAGGCGACAGCCGCATCCGCAGCCAGTCGCTGAACTATTCGGCCATCGGCATGGTGGTGGACGATCTTGACGGCGACGGCAAGAACGAGATCCTCATGCTGGACGACCACGCCGTCTACGCCTACCGCTGGGACAACGGCCGCCTGGTGCCCATGGGCGAATACCGTTCGCCGGGCCTGGTCGAATGCCTGAACATCCGCACCCTGGACTGGAACCGCGACGGCGTGAAGGAAATCGTCGTCAGCGCGTACAACAACGACGGCGAGCCGGAATCGTTCATCCTCAACTGGAAGGGCGGCCAGTTCACCGAAGTGATGCGCCGGGTGCGCTTCTACCTGAACGTGGAAAAGCTGCCCCCGGACTACATTCCCACGCTCATCGGCCAGCGCGGCGACAACCCCCGCCTGTTCAAGCCCGGCGTGCACGAACTGCTGAAGTCCGGCGACCAGTTGGTCACGGGCAAGCGCCTGGACCTGCCCGAAGGCGCCAACGTGTTCAACTTCACCTACCTGCCCGGCAGCAAGGGTGAAGGCGACAAGTGCGTGATCCTGACCGAAAACGAGCGTCTGCGCGTGCACACCGACCGCGGCGCCCGTCTGTCCGAAACCGACGAGAATTACTCCGGTTCGTCCAAGGGCATCCCCGAGGAACCCTCCATGCCGGGCCTCGGCAAGGACCGCGTGCAGCTGAAGAACATCTACTTCGTGCCGCTGCGCATGTACGCCGTGAACCTGGACCGCGACGACAACTGGGAACTGCTGGTCAACCGGCCCATCTCCACCGCGGCGCAGTTCTTCGAGCGGTACCGCTTCTTCCCGCAGGGCGAAATCCACGCCCTGTACTGGGACGGCGTGGGCCTGAACCTGCAGTGGAAGACCCGCCGCATCAAGGGTTCCGTGGCCGACTTCACCGTGGGCGACTTCAACAACGACGGCGTGACCGACGTCGTGCTGTGCGTGAACACCCACCCCGGCGCCCTGGGCCTGGAAAGCCGCAAGACCATGCTGCTGGCCTATCCCCTCGACCTGTCCAAGGCCGACCCCAACACGGCGCCGGACAAGACCGAGAGCGAACAGCAGTAA
- a CDS encoding RsmB/NOP family class I SAM-dependent RNA methyltransferase, with translation MTAPAARSFRIVCPPGQAPLVEALLRAQGYGFEPEPFSPWCRRLTEEPRPLGGSLAAFFGLIYIQDRSSMLPPLALAPEAGAAVLDMCASPGSKTGFLAQLVGPHGLVVGNEPNHTRLATLRQNLFTLNLLNAVTCSHPGEALPLPDGSWTRIQLDPPCSGWGTVERNPSVLKLWQGDKVKPLIGIQRLLLAEAARLLAPGGRVVFSTCTTNVHENEAQVLHARDELGLEVVPLAPPPGFVFADPELPGCEGTLRVDPERSGAQGFFIACLRKPGGHGDAGPLAHCPSLPDADRVRADALPASDWPDTGLDPALLPDGVVAPFGDTAYFLPRPALERLPAALRWRGYPVGKWGKDGIRPSPRLRTLMPLPRPADAERHADGDIALLHMDDPADIAGLLSGRSIDAPRNATAALLYWRGLPLARLRVKGGRALWAER, from the coding sequence ATGACCGCACCCGCCGCCCGTTCCTTCCGCATCGTGTGCCCGCCCGGCCAGGCGCCCCTGGTAGAGGCCCTGCTCCGCGCCCAGGGCTACGGCTTCGAACCGGAGCCGTTCTCCCCCTGGTGCCGCCGCCTCACCGAGGAACCGCGCCCCCTGGGCGGCAGCCTGGCCGCGTTCTTCGGGCTGATCTACATCCAGGACCGCTCGTCCATGCTGCCCCCGCTGGCGCTGGCCCCGGAAGCCGGGGCCGCCGTGCTGGACATGTGCGCCAGCCCCGGCAGCAAGACGGGGTTCCTGGCCCAGCTGGTGGGGCCGCACGGCTTGGTGGTGGGCAACGAACCCAACCACACCCGCCTCGCCACCCTGCGCCAGAATCTTTTCACGCTGAACCTGCTCAACGCGGTGACCTGCTCGCACCCCGGCGAAGCACTGCCCCTGCCCGACGGTTCGTGGACGCGCATCCAGCTTGACCCGCCGTGCTCCGGCTGGGGCACGGTGGAGCGCAACCCCTCGGTGCTCAAGCTGTGGCAGGGCGACAAGGTCAAGCCGCTCATCGGCATCCAGCGGCTGCTGCTGGCCGAGGCCGCGCGGCTGCTGGCCCCCGGCGGACGGGTGGTGTTTTCCACCTGCACCACCAACGTGCACGAGAACGAAGCGCAAGTGCTGCACGCCCGCGACGAACTGGGGCTGGAAGTCGTGCCGCTGGCCCCGCCGCCGGGCTTCGTGTTTGCCGATCCGGAACTGCCCGGCTGCGAGGGCACCCTGCGGGTGGACCCGGAACGTTCGGGTGCGCAGGGATTTTTCATCGCCTGCCTGCGCAAGCCCGGCGGACACGGTGACGCGGGCCCCCTTGCCCACTGCCCCTCCCTGCCCGACGCCGACCGGGTACGCGCCGACGCCCTGCCCGCCTCGGACTGGCCCGACACCGGGCTGGACCCGGCCCTGCTGCCCGATGGCGTGGTGGCGCCCTTTGGCGACACCGCCTACTTCCTGCCCCGTCCAGCGCTGGAGCGGCTGCCCGCCGCATTGCGGTGGCGCGGCTACCCGGTGGGCAAATGGGGTAAGGACGGCATTCGCCCCTCGCCCCGGCTGCGCACCCTGATGCCCCTGCCGCGCCCTGCGGATGCGGAACGCCACGCTGACGGTGACATCGCCCTGCTGCACATGGACGACCCGGCGGACATCGCCGGGCTGCTCAGCGGGCGCAGCATCGACGCCCCCCGCAACGCCACCGCCGCCCTGCTGTACTGGCGCGGCCTGCCGCTGGCGCGGCTGCGCGTGAAGGGGGGGCGGGCCTTGTGGGCCGAGCGTTAA
- a CDS encoding 3'(2'),5'-bisphosphate nucleotidase CysQ family protein — protein sequence MSFPLRDLLPLVIEAGRTILHWCGGAAPRTRRKADDSPVTEADEASQAVLAQGLARLRPGLPVLSEEGRIPPHAERAGWPRFLLVDPLDGTRGFLNGEGDFAVCMALVERGRPTAGILHFPALGVTWFGGRACGAWRLEHDAPPEPVRAARVFPQRATVMQGRVRRTPRLDAYLAAHADICSAAFPGRPGAPAPVPVPSDTATQDRLRAGLFPHRRMQAGGPLKFCLVAEGVAHVFPCMHPTWEWDTAPGQALLEGAGGTVTLLDGTPLAYNKPDLRNEFILAVGPSACAPGACNAGPAACDEGRNARD from the coding sequence GTGTCCTTTCCCCTGCGCGACCTGCTGCCCCTGGTGATCGAGGCGGGCCGGACCATCCTGCACTGGTGCGGCGGGGCCGCCCCGCGCACCCGCCGCAAGGCCGACGATTCTCCGGTCACCGAGGCGGACGAAGCTTCGCAGGCCGTGCTGGCCCAAGGACTGGCCCGGCTGCGGCCCGGCCTGCCCGTGCTGTCCGAGGAAGGGCGCATCCCACCGCATGCCGAGCGTGCGGGCTGGCCGCGCTTTCTGCTGGTGGACCCGCTGGACGGTACGCGCGGCTTCCTGAACGGCGAAGGGGACTTTGCGGTGTGCATGGCCCTGGTGGAGCGGGGGCGCCCCACGGCGGGCATCCTGCATTTTCCCGCCCTGGGGGTGACATGGTTCGGCGGGCGCGCCTGCGGCGCGTGGCGGCTGGAACACGACGCCCCGCCGGAGCCGGTGCGCGCCGCGCGGGTGTTTCCGCAACGGGCCACGGTGATGCAGGGCCGGGTGCGCCGCACCCCCCGGCTGGACGCCTATCTGGCCGCGCATGCGGACATTTGCTCTGCGGCGTTTCCGGGACGTCCCGGCGCGCCCGCGCCCGTGCCCGTGCCGTCCGACACGGCGACGCAGGACAGGCTGCGCGCCGGGCTGTTTCCGCACCGGCGCATGCAGGCGGGCGGGCCGCTGAAATTCTGCCTGGTGGCGGAGGGAGTGGCGCACGTCTTTCCGTGCATGCACCCTACCTGGGAGTGGGATACCGCGCCGGGCCAGGCGTTGCTGGAAGGGGCGGGCGGCACGGTCACCCTGCTGGACGGCACGCCGCTGGCCTACAACAAGCCGGACTTGCGCAACGAGTTCATTCTTGCGGTGGGGCCTTCCGCCTGCGCGCCGGGCGCCTGCAATGCCGGACCTGCCGCTTGCGATGAAGGACGGAACGCGCGGGATTGA